In the genome of Hymenobacter taeanensis, one region contains:
- a CDS encoding glycoside hydrolase family 97 protein has translation MKYPSTSRPLSFRSLGRHLLLLGACLLSGLANAEEIQSPNKQLTLDFTLQADGVPTYSLTYKGRPVIKTSKLGLELKNAPALTSGFTVAGSKQSTFDETWQPVWGETKNIRNNYNELAVTLNQAATSRTVIVHFRVFNDGLGFRYEFPRQPKLDYFTIKEEKSEFALAGDHKAFWLPGDYDTQEYSTVTSNLSQVRGLMKEATTPNASQTPFSATGVQTPLMLKSKDGLYINIHEAALIDYSAMHLELDDKNFVLTSHLTPDAVGDKGLIQTPAVSPWRTVIVSDKAGDILESKLVLNLNEPTKFKDVSWIKPVKYVGVWWEMITGKSTWSYTNQENIKLDSIDYSKVKPNGTHAANTAHVKEYIDFAAKHGFDGVLVEGWNIGWEDWFGKHKDYVFDFVTPYPDFNVPELQQYAASKNVKIIMHHETSGAIRNYERHLDSAFQFMNKYGYTAVKTGYVGDIVPLGHHHYDQWVNNHYQYVLEKAAEHKIMVNGHEAVRPTGLARTFPNLIGNEAARGTEYEAFGGNNADHTTILPFTRLIGGPMDYTPGIFQTKVSAYNPSNTSFVHTTLARQLALYVTMYSPLQMAADLPETYNKHLDAFQFIKDVAVDWDDSKVLEAEPGDYITIARKAKGKSSWFVGSTCDEQGRTSKINFSFLDPGKKYTATIYADGKNAHYEKNPQAYAIRKMTVTNKTKLSQLCAPGGGYAISIMEAGK, from the coding sequence ATGAAGTACCCTTCCACTTCTAGGCCACTCTCCTTCCGGAGCCTAGGCCGTCACCTTCTGCTGCTTGGCGCCTGCCTCCTCAGTGGCCTAGCCAACGCCGAGGAAATTCAGTCGCCGAACAAGCAGCTGACCCTGGACTTCACCCTGCAGGCCGATGGCGTGCCCACTTACAGCCTCACCTACAAGGGCCGGCCCGTCATTAAAACCAGCAAGCTAGGCCTGGAGCTGAAAAACGCCCCGGCCCTCACCAGCGGCTTCACCGTGGCGGGCTCCAAGCAGAGCACCTTCGATGAAACGTGGCAGCCGGTGTGGGGTGAGACCAAGAATATCCGCAACAACTACAACGAGCTGGCCGTCACGCTCAACCAGGCCGCTACTAGCCGCACGGTTATCGTGCACTTCAGGGTGTTTAATGATGGCCTGGGCTTCCGCTACGAGTTCCCGCGCCAGCCTAAGCTCGACTACTTCACCATCAAGGAGGAGAAAAGCGAGTTTGCCCTGGCCGGCGACCATAAGGCGTTCTGGCTTCCCGGCGACTACGACACCCAGGAGTACAGCACCGTCACGAGCAACCTCTCGCAGGTGCGCGGCCTGATGAAGGAAGCCACCACGCCCAATGCCTCCCAAACGCCCTTCTCGGCTACGGGCGTACAAACGCCGCTCATGCTCAAGAGCAAGGACGGCCTCTACATCAACATCCACGAAGCGGCTCTCATTGACTACTCCGCCATGCACTTGGAGCTCGATGACAAGAACTTCGTGCTGACCTCGCACCTTACGCCCGACGCCGTAGGCGACAAAGGCCTGATTCAGACGCCCGCCGTTTCGCCCTGGCGCACGGTGATTGTGAGTGATAAAGCCGGCGATATTCTGGAGTCGAAGCTGGTGCTGAACCTCAATGAGCCCACCAAGTTCAAGGATGTTTCTTGGATTAAGCCGGTGAAGTACGTGGGCGTGTGGTGGGAGATGATTACGGGCAAAAGCACGTGGTCGTACACCAACCAGGAGAACATCAAGCTCGATTCTATTGACTACTCCAAGGTAAAGCCCAACGGCACCCACGCCGCCAACACGGCCCATGTGAAGGAGTACATCGACTTTGCCGCCAAGCACGGCTTTGATGGCGTGCTAGTGGAAGGCTGGAACATTGGCTGGGAAGACTGGTTCGGCAAGCACAAAGACTACGTGTTTGATTTCGTGACGCCCTACCCCGACTTCAACGTGCCCGAGCTACAGCAGTACGCCGCCAGCAAGAACGTGAAGATCATCATGCACCACGAAACCAGCGGCGCTATTCGTAACTATGAGCGCCACCTCGACTCGGCCTTCCAGTTCATGAACAAGTACGGCTACACCGCCGTGAAAACCGGCTACGTCGGCGACATCGTGCCCCTAGGCCACCACCACTACGACCAGTGGGTGAACAACCACTACCAGTACGTGTTGGAAAAAGCCGCTGAGCACAAGATCATGGTGAACGGCCACGAGGCCGTGCGCCCGACTGGCCTAGCGCGCACCTTCCCCAACCTGATCGGCAACGAAGCGGCCCGCGGCACGGAATATGAGGCCTTTGGTGGCAATAACGCCGACCACACCACCATCCTGCCCTTCACCCGCCTCATTGGTGGCCCCATGGACTACACGCCTGGCATCTTCCAAACCAAGGTCAGTGCTTACAACCCCAGCAATACCTCCTTCGTGCACACCACGTTGGCCCGACAGCTGGCCCTGTACGTGACCATGTACAGCCCCCTGCAAATGGCCGCCGACCTGCCCGAAACCTACAACAAGCATCTTGACGCCTTCCAGTTTATCAAGGACGTAGCCGTGGATTGGGACGACAGCAAAGTGCTGGAAGCCGAGCCCGGCGACTACATCACCATTGCCCGCAAGGCCAAGGGCAAGAGCAGCTGGTTCGTGGGCAGCACCTGCGACGAGCAGGGCCGCACCTCCAAAATCAACTTCAGCTTCCTCGACCCCGGCAAGAAGTACACCGCCACCATCTACGCCGACGGCAAGAACGCCCACTACGAGAAGAACCCCCAGGCCTACGCCATCCGCAAGATGACCGTGACCAACAAAACCAAACTCTCGCAGCTCTGTGCCCCCGGCGGCGGCTACGCCATCAGCATCATGGAAGCCGGCAAGTAA
- a CDS encoding AbrB/MazE/SpoVT family DNA-binding domain-containing protein → MNTRLIRVGNSQGIVLPKKLLQQYHLTGEVDLLPTPEGLLIKPVSKLRRQGWNERFQQAIAQGQTPEGEMLEGFSDEAFEETEWQW, encoded by the coding sequence ATGAATACGCGCCTGATTCGGGTGGGCAATTCCCAGGGGATTGTGCTGCCCAAGAAGTTATTGCAGCAATATCACCTCACCGGCGAGGTGGATCTGCTGCCCACACCCGAAGGCCTGCTCATCAAGCCGGTCAGCAAGCTCCGCCGCCAGGGCTGGAACGAGCGGTTCCAGCAGGCCATTGCCCAGGGCCAGACTCCGGAGGGCGAGATGCTAGAGGGATTCTCGGACGAGGCCTTTGAGGAAACGGAATGGCAGTGGTAG
- a CDS encoding type II toxin-antitoxin system PemK/MazF family toxin yields the protein MAVVAVQRFEVWLINLDPTQGSEINKTRPCVVISPDEMNRYLRTVTIAALTSTRRDYPSRVDCIFQGKEGQVALDHIRSVDKTRLVRRLGALPKATAQEICDRLQEMFQY from the coding sequence ATGGCAGTGGTAGCCGTGCAGCGCTTCGAGGTATGGCTCATCAACCTCGACCCCACCCAGGGCAGCGAAATTAACAAGACCCGCCCCTGCGTGGTGATTTCACCCGACGAGATGAACCGGTACCTGCGCACGGTGACCATTGCGGCGCTGACCAGCACCCGCCGCGACTACCCCTCGCGGGTGGATTGTATCTTCCAGGGCAAGGAGGGCCAGGTCGCGCTCGACCACATCCGCTCCGTGGACAAAACCCGCTTGGTGCGCCGCTTAGGTGCACTGCCCAAAGCCACGGCGCAAGAAATCTGCGACCGGCTGCAGGAGATGTTCCAATACTAA
- a CDS encoding ZIP family metal transporter: MWFAVFALFCTVLGAGWLTRLMPTARTTWMKPLLAFSGAYLFTLTITHLLPEALEMMPGHRIGYFVLAGFFGQLVLEVFSQGVEHGHVHHHTEHAGRVPFLLLFSLVLHSFLEGSILVKTPEAGDVSNNFYAILAGVALHHVPAAFALMAALLLRLGSFQKALPYLVLFALAGPAGIIMSNFVVLEDLLQNGLYACLLGLVAGNFLHVSTTILFETSPDHSLNLRKVVATVAGLALALLVDLV; this comes from the coding sequence ATGTGGTTTGCCGTTTTTGCGTTGTTCTGCACAGTGCTGGGAGCCGGTTGGCTTACTCGCCTGATGCCCACGGCCCGCACCACCTGGATGAAGCCGCTGCTGGCCTTTAGCGGCGCTTATCTGTTCACGCTCACCATCACGCACCTGCTGCCCGAGGCCCTGGAAATGATGCCGGGCCACCGCATTGGCTACTTTGTGCTGGCGGGCTTCTTTGGGCAGCTGGTGCTGGAGGTGTTTTCGCAGGGCGTGGAGCACGGCCACGTGCACCACCACACCGAGCACGCCGGCCGGGTGCCGTTTCTGCTGCTGTTCTCGCTGGTGCTGCACTCGTTTTTAGAGGGTAGCATCTTGGTGAAAACCCCCGAGGCTGGCGACGTGAGCAATAACTTCTATGCTATTCTGGCCGGTGTGGCCCTGCACCACGTGCCAGCTGCTTTTGCCCTGATGGCGGCGCTGCTGCTGCGGCTGGGTAGCTTCCAGAAGGCGCTGCCGTATCTGGTGCTGTTTGCGCTGGCGGGTCCGGCGGGCATCATCATGAGCAACTTCGTGGTACTGGAAGACTTGCTGCAAAACGGCCTCTACGCTTGCCTGCTAGGCCTGGTAGCCGGTAACTTCCTGCACGTCTCCACCACCATCCTCTTCGAAACCAGCCCCGACCACAGCCTCAACCTACGCAAAGTAGTAGCCACTGTAGCTGGCCTGGCGCTGGCGCTGCTGGTGGATTTGGTGTAG
- a CDS encoding class I SAM-dependent methyltransferase, with protein MPATLTEWFSTWFDSPYYHLLYQGRNYEEAQGFITALLQRLRPKPTAKLLDLACGKGRHAVYLSEQGYDVTGIDLSPESIAHASEAEHKHLRFFVHDMRQPLPGEFDFIFNLFTSFGYFQEEAENVVALRNAAAALKPGGKMVIDFLNTERTVRELVAHETKEVDGTAFKIHRHLHHDFIVKDIWFQDELGQERHYQERVRALSRERFEEYFRMAGLRLSEVLGDYQLNPFNEPTSPRMIFILKK; from the coding sequence ATGCCCGCTACCCTCACCGAATGGTTCAGCACCTGGTTTGATTCTCCCTATTACCACCTTTTGTACCAGGGCCGAAATTATGAGGAAGCACAAGGATTTATTACGGCGCTCTTGCAGCGGTTGCGGCCAAAGCCTACGGCTAAGCTGCTTGACTTAGCGTGTGGCAAGGGCCGGCATGCTGTTTACCTTAGCGAGCAGGGCTACGACGTAACGGGTATTGATCTTTCACCGGAGAGCATAGCCCACGCCAGCGAGGCCGAGCATAAGCACCTGCGCTTCTTCGTGCACGACATGCGGCAGCCCCTGCCCGGCGAGTTCGATTTTATTTTTAACCTGTTTACCAGCTTTGGCTACTTCCAAGAGGAAGCCGAAAACGTGGTGGCCCTGCGCAATGCGGCAGCTGCCCTTAAGCCAGGTGGTAAAATGGTTATTGACTTCCTGAACACGGAGCGCACGGTGCGGGAACTGGTGGCGCACGAAACCAAAGAGGTAGATGGCACGGCCTTTAAAATTCATCGGCATCTGCATCACGACTTTATCGTGAAAGACATCTGGTTTCAGGATGAGTTGGGGCAGGAGCGGCACTACCAAGAACGGGTACGAGCCCTGAGCCGTGAGCGGTTTGAGGAGTATTTCCGTATGGCAGGCCTACGCCTCAGCGAAGTATTAGGCGACTATCAGCTGAACCCTTTCAATGAGCCGACAAGTCCGCGCATGATTTTCATCCTGAAAAAATAA
- a CDS encoding heavy metal-binding domain-containing protein, which yields MQKYSWKALLVSGVMVLATVLASCQQKPAEHVEAASTATPAKAAAYICPMGCEGSASDKPGNCPVCDMKLEPNPAAQAATVPTDSL from the coding sequence ATGCAGAAGTATTCTTGGAAAGCGCTGCTAGTAAGCGGAGTAATGGTGCTGGCTACGGTGCTGGCCAGCTGCCAGCAAAAACCAGCCGAACACGTAGAGGCAGCCTCCACGGCTACCCCAGCAAAGGCCGCTGCCTACATCTGCCCCATGGGCTGCGAGGGTAGTGCCAGCGATAAACCGGGTAATTGCCCTGTGTGCGATATGAAGCTGGAGCCCAACCCTGCGGCCCAAGCTGCTACCGTACCCACCGACTCACTTTGA
- the nadC gene encoding carboxylating nicotinate-nucleotide diphosphorylase, with protein sequence MQTPPYLTPESLTTFIRTALAEDIGDGDHSTLASIPADAHNRAQLLVKDAGVLAGVELAHYIFREVDPELRVQTILTDGTRVQRGDVAFTVEGRARSILTAERLVLNCMQRMSGIATQTAHLTSLLAGTKTRLLDTRKTTPNFRLCEKWAVLIGGGVNHRYGLFDMIMLKDNHVDYAGGVRQAIEATHQYLAQTGRKLEIEVETRTIAEVQQVLEIGGVDRIMLDNMGPTQLREAVALVAGRFPLEASGGITEETIAEVAATGVDYISVGALTYSVKSLDLSLKAF encoded by the coding sequence GTGCAAACCCCTCCTTACCTCACCCCCGAATCTCTTACCACGTTTATTCGGACGGCCCTGGCCGAAGATATCGGCGACGGTGACCATTCTACGCTGGCCTCTATTCCGGCCGATGCCCATAACCGGGCGCAACTGCTGGTGAAAGACGCCGGGGTGCTGGCGGGTGTGGAGCTGGCCCACTACATCTTCCGGGAAGTTGACCCGGAGCTTCGCGTGCAAACCATCCTCACGGATGGCACGCGCGTGCAGCGCGGCGACGTAGCCTTTACCGTGGAAGGTCGGGCCCGCAGCATTCTGACCGCTGAGCGCTTAGTGCTTAACTGTATGCAGCGCATGAGCGGCATTGCCACCCAAACGGCTCACCTCACCAGCCTGCTGGCCGGCACCAAAACCCGCCTGCTCGATACGCGCAAAACCACCCCCAACTTCCGGCTCTGCGAGAAGTGGGCCGTGCTGATTGGCGGCGGCGTAAACCACCGCTACGGCCTCTTCGACATGATTATGCTGAAGGACAACCATGTCGATTACGCCGGGGGGGTTCGTCAGGCTATTGAGGCTACGCATCAGTATCTGGCTCAAACTGGCCGGAAGCTGGAGATTGAGGTGGAAACCCGCACCATAGCCGAAGTACAGCAGGTGCTGGAAATAGGCGGCGTTGACCGCATCATGCTCGATAACATGGGCCCTACCCAGCTGCGCGAAGCTGTGGCGCTGGTAGCCGGCCGCTTTCCGCTGGAGGCAAGCGGGGGCATTACCGAGGAAACTATTGCCGAGGTGGCCGCAACGGGCGTCGACTACATCTCGGTGGGCGCGTTAACGTACTCAGTCAAAAGCCTGGACCTGAGCCTGAAAGCCTTTTAA
- a CDS encoding DUF4783 domain-containing protein — protein sequence MKRNLFLAFALVWSLLIAVGANAQGEAFAPIRNAIRESSSRELADFFAPTVELSFDGDKQSYSATQAEFVMKDFFAKNSPASFDFIHYGGSNEGTPYAVGKYAGKTSTYRMFVKMKSVGGTLKIGTIDFSKE from the coding sequence ATGAAACGCAACCTCTTTTTGGCTTTTGCACTTGTTTGGAGCTTACTCATTGCAGTAGGTGCCAACGCCCAAGGTGAAGCCTTCGCGCCCATTCGTAATGCCATTCGCGAGAGTTCTTCCCGTGAACTGGCCGACTTTTTCGCCCCCACGGTAGAGCTGAGCTTTGATGGTGACAAGCAGAGCTATAGCGCTACCCAGGCCGAATTTGTCATGAAGGATTTCTTTGCGAAGAACTCACCGGCTTCTTTTGACTTCATCCACTACGGCGGCAGCAACGAAGGAACGCCCTATGCCGTGGGCAAGTACGCTGGCAAAACCAGCACCTACCGTATGTTCGTGAAGATGAAATCGGTAGGCGGAACTCTGAAAATCGGTACTATCGATTTTTCCAAAGAATAA
- the gpmI gene encoding 2,3-bisphosphoglycerate-independent phosphoglycerate mutase: protein MNKQVLLVILDGWGLAQNKEVSAIDQARTPFVDSLFQRFPHSKLQASGEAVGLPDGQMGNSEVGHMNIGAGRVVYQDLVRINKSIRERKLGTMPALVQALDYARTNGKPVHLMGLLSDGGVHSHIEHLKALCTLAHDHDVHKVFIHAFTDGRDTDPKGGVSYVNDLEQHLQHGASGKIASIVGRYYAMDRDNRWERVKVAYDLLVNGKGTESQNLIQSMLDSYKEGVTDEFLKPIVKVGADGLPLATIQDGDVVLCFNFRTDRGREITQALTQQDFHAFNMHRLNLHYLTMTNYDATFTGVTPIFEKDNLEDTLGAVLEANHKSQIRIAETEKYPHVTFFFSGGREKEFDGENRIMRNSPKVATYDLQPEMSAYELRDALVPELQAKSADFVVLNFANTDMVGHTGVFEAAVKAAEAVDACTKDVVEAALASNYSCIIIADHGNADMMINPDGTPNTAHTTNLVPCILADNDYHGTLADGKLGDIAPTVLQLMGLSQPEVMTGQSLLRPATAPNA from the coding sequence ATGAACAAACAGGTATTGTTGGTGATTCTGGACGGCTGGGGTCTGGCACAGAACAAAGAAGTATCGGCCATTGACCAAGCGCGTACGCCCTTTGTCGACTCGTTGTTTCAGCGTTTCCCACATAGTAAGCTCCAGGCCTCGGGTGAGGCCGTGGGGCTACCCGATGGGCAGATGGGCAACTCGGAGGTAGGCCACATGAATATTGGGGCCGGCCGCGTGGTGTATCAGGACCTGGTCCGCATCAATAAATCTATTCGGGAGCGGAAGCTGGGCACCATGCCTGCGCTGGTGCAGGCCTTAGACTATGCCCGCACCAACGGCAAGCCGGTGCACTTAATGGGCCTGCTATCCGATGGTGGCGTGCACTCCCACATCGAGCACCTGAAAGCCCTGTGCACCCTGGCCCACGACCACGACGTGCACAAGGTCTTCATCCATGCCTTTACCGATGGCCGCGACACCGACCCCAAAGGCGGTGTGAGCTACGTAAATGACCTGGAGCAGCACTTGCAGCACGGTGCCAGCGGTAAAATTGCCTCTATTGTGGGCCGCTACTACGCCATGGACCGCGATAACCGCTGGGAACGGGTGAAGGTGGCCTACGACCTACTGGTGAACGGCAAGGGCACGGAGTCGCAGAACCTGATTCAGTCCATGCTCGACTCATATAAAGAGGGCGTGACGGATGAGTTCCTGAAGCCGATTGTGAAGGTGGGTGCTGATGGGTTGCCACTGGCTACTATCCAGGATGGGGATGTCGTGCTCTGCTTTAACTTCCGCACCGACCGGGGCCGCGAAATTACGCAGGCCCTGACCCAGCAGGACTTCCACGCCTTCAACATGCACCGGCTGAACCTGCACTACCTCACCATGACCAACTACGACGCCACGTTTACGGGTGTCACCCCCATCTTCGAAAAGGATAACCTTGAAGACACGTTGGGCGCGGTGCTGGAGGCCAATCACAAGTCACAGATTCGCATTGCCGAAACGGAGAAGTACCCGCACGTAACGTTCTTCTTCTCAGGGGGCCGCGAGAAAGAGTTTGACGGCGAGAACCGCATTATGCGCAACTCACCCAAAGTAGCCACCTACGATCTGCAGCCTGAGATGAGCGCCTATGAGCTGCGCGATGCCCTGGTGCCCGAGCTGCAGGCCAAGTCAGCTGATTTTGTGGTGCTGAACTTTGCCAATACGGACATGGTAGGCCACACTGGCGTGTTTGAGGCAGCCGTGAAAGCCGCCGAAGCAGTAGATGCCTGCACCAAAGATGTGGTAGAAGCCGCCTTGGCCAGCAACTATTCCTGCATCATCATTGCCGACCACGGCAATGCGGATATGATGATTAACCCCGATGGTACACCTAACACGGCCCACACTACCAACCTGGTGCCCTGCATTCTGGCCGACAACGACTACCACGGCACGCTGGCCGATGGCAAGCTCGGCGACATTGCGCCTACCGTATTGCAGCTCATGGGCTTGTCTCAGCCGGAAGTAATGACGGGCCAGAGCCTGCTCCGCCCTGCAACCGCTCCGAATGCGTAG
- a CDS encoding secondary thiamine-phosphate synthase enzyme YjbQ, producing the protein MQFIQKRLRLPAVSRGFHLITDLLVAELPELEQLRVGTAHFFIQHTSASLSINENADPTVRHDFEQFFNRTVPENAPYFRHTLEGPDDMPAHIKASLLGHAVSIPITNGELALGTWQGIYLGEHRNQGGRRWVVATLMGQ; encoded by the coding sequence ATGCAGTTTATACAGAAGCGCCTGCGTCTGCCGGCCGTTAGCCGAGGTTTCCATTTAATTACCGATTTGCTGGTGGCCGAGCTGCCGGAGCTGGAGCAGCTGCGCGTGGGCACTGCCCATTTTTTCATTCAGCACACCTCCGCTAGCCTAAGCATCAACGAAAACGCCGACCCCACTGTCCGGCACGATTTTGAGCAATTCTTCAACCGCACGGTGCCCGAAAACGCTCCCTACTTCCGTCACACGCTGGAAGGCCCCGACGATATGCCGGCGCATATAAAAGCCAGCCTGCTAGGCCACGCCGTGAGCATTCCCATTACCAATGGGGAGCTGGCCCTGGGTACCTGGCAGGGAATTTACCTCGGAGAGCACCGCAACCAGGGAGGCCGCCGCTGGGTGGTGGCTACGCTGATGGGGCAATAA
- the prfA gene encoding peptide chain release factor 1, with protein sequence MLDKLEAIQQRFNDVSEQLTHPDVMSDMKRFKTLNKEYKDLNKIVVEYKAYQNVLANIDSAKEVIATEKDEDFRQMAKEELEMLYPEQERLEALIKDLLLPKDPNDSKDVIMEIRAGAGGDEAAIFAGDLQRMYMRYAEKHNLKMDLIDATEGTSGGYKEIILAVKGEDVYGKLKFESGVHRVQRVPATETQGRIHTSVASIVVMPEAEELDVQIDMNDVRKDLFMSSGPGGQSVNTTYSAVRLTHLPTGLVAQCQDQKSQLKNFDKALQVLRSRLYEIELAKKNEVEGAARKSMIGGGDRSDKIRTYNYPQGRVTDHRIGFTVYNLSSVMDGNIDDFVEQLRLAESAERLKEGVA encoded by the coding sequence ATGCTAGATAAACTGGAGGCCATCCAACAGCGTTTCAACGACGTGAGCGAGCAGCTCACGCACCCGGACGTCATGAGCGACATGAAGCGCTTCAAGACGCTCAATAAAGAGTATAAGGATCTGAACAAGATCGTAGTCGAGTACAAGGCCTACCAGAATGTGCTGGCCAACATCGACAGCGCCAAGGAAGTTATTGCTACTGAAAAGGACGAGGACTTCCGCCAGATGGCGAAGGAGGAGCTGGAAATGCTCTACCCTGAGCAGGAGCGCTTGGAAGCCCTCATCAAGGACTTGCTGCTGCCCAAAGACCCCAACGATTCCAAGGATGTAATCATGGAAATCAGGGCTGGCGCGGGCGGCGACGAGGCGGCCATTTTTGCCGGCGACCTGCAGCGCATGTACATGCGCTACGCCGAAAAGCACAACCTGAAAATGGACCTGATTGACGCCACCGAAGGCACTTCCGGCGGCTATAAGGAAATTATTCTGGCCGTGAAAGGCGAGGACGTGTACGGCAAGCTCAAGTTTGAGTCGGGCGTGCACCGCGTGCAGCGCGTACCAGCCACCGAAACCCAGGGCCGTATTCATACCTCAGTAGCTTCTATTGTGGTAATGCCGGAAGCTGAAGAACTGGACGTGCAGATTGATATGAACGACGTGCGCAAGGACCTGTTTATGTCGTCGGGCCCCGGTGGGCAGTCGGTAAACACCACTTACTCAGCGGTACGCCTCACGCACCTTCCCACTGGCCTGGTAGCCCAGTGCCAGGACCAGAAGTCGCAGCTCAAGAACTTTGATAAAGCTCTGCAGGTGCTCCGCTCGCGCCTGTATGAGATTGAGCTGGCCAAGAAAAACGAAGTAGAAGGCGCGGCTCGCAAGAGCATGATCGGGGGCGGCGACCGTTCCGACAAGATCCGCACCTACAACTACCCCCAGGGCCGCGTAACCGACCACCGCATTGGCTTCACGGTGTACAACCTGAGCAGCGTAATGGACGGCAACATCGACGATTTCGTGGAGCAGTTGCGCCTGGCCGAAAGCGCCGAGCGCCTGAAAGAAGGAGTGGCCTAG